A window of Costertonia aggregata contains these coding sequences:
- the porD gene encoding type IX secretion system protein PorD, which produces MRRAFFFTLFFVFTLSVTSQELNCTVTVNADQVSQTNQQIFKTLERSLNDFVNKTKWTNKIYKENERINARMFITVTKFDSNRFEASIQLQSSRPVFNTSYETPIFNYKDDKFNFEYIEFQPLIYNENRFDSNLVGVISYYVYLMLGLDADTFALEGGTDFYKKAQDIVGQAQGSGFGDWNSATDNRTRFILVDNLLSNTFREYRIAMYNYHRKGMDIMADNNSTGKQIIAGSLKLFETLISRRPNAFLIQTFFDAKSEEIQNIFSDGPKVDIVKLKETLNKVAPFYASEWSAIKY; this is translated from the coding sequence ATGCGTAGAGCGTTTTTTTTTACATTATTTTTTGTTTTTACATTATCCGTAACGTCACAGGAACTTAATTGTACCGTTACCGTAAACGCAGATCAAGTGAGCCAAACCAATCAGCAGATTTTTAAAACATTGGAGCGTTCACTTAACGATTTTGTGAACAAAACCAAATGGACCAATAAAATTTATAAGGAAAACGAGCGTATAAATGCGCGAATGTTCATTACGGTAACCAAGTTTGATTCCAATAGATTTGAAGCCAGTATACAGTTACAATCCTCTAGACCGGTATTCAACACATCATACGAGACACCTATTTTCAATTATAAAGATGATAAATTCAATTTTGAGTATATTGAATTTCAACCACTGATATATAATGAAAACCGATTTGATTCTAATTTGGTAGGTGTCATTTCATATTACGTTTATTTAATGTTGGGGCTAGATGCCGATACGTTTGCTTTGGAAGGTGGCACCGATTTTTATAAAAAAGCCCAGGATATCGTAGGCCAGGCACAAGGCTCCGGTTTTGGAGACTGGAATTCAGCTACCGATAACCGTACACGTTTTATTTTGGTAGACAATCTATTGTCCAACACTTTTAGGGAATACAGGATTGCCATGTACAACTATCACAGAAAGGGTATGGATATTATGGCCGATAATAATAGTACGGGAAAGCAGATAATCGCCGGTTCCCTAAAATTGTTTGAAACCTTGATCAGTAGGCGACCGAACGCTTTTTTGATACAGACTTTTTTTGACGCCAAGTCCGAAGAAATACAGAACATTTTCTCAGATGGTCCCAAGGTCGATATTGTCAAGCTTAAAGAAACCTTGAACAAGGTAGCCCCGTTTTATGCCAGTGAATGGAGCGCAATAAAATATTGA
- the coaBC gene encoding bifunctional phosphopantothenoylcysteine decarboxylase/phosphopantothenate--cysteine ligase CoaBC — protein sequence MLSGKNILLGITGGIAAYKTTFLVRLLIKAGAHVKVILTDSAGSFVSPLTLATLSKNPVLTSFVSQDENSLDWNNHVELGLWADVMVIAPATANTLSKMANGTCDNLLLATYLSAKCTVFFAPAMDLDMYKHPSSLASFDKLQSFGNIMIPATSGELASGLHGEGRMAEPEDIVTFLQDHFSKGLPLFGKKVLITAGPTYEAIDPVRFIGNHSSGKMGFELAKRAADLGAEVLLVSGPSHLELTHSSVTIERVTSADEMYKAAHKSYESVDFAICAAAVADYRPKTIADEKIKKKDDELAITLVKNKDILFSLGEKKQRQYLVGFALETENEVENAKGKLQRKNLDAIVLNSLNDYGAGFGTATNKIAFIDKNLDIKTFELKSKADVALDIWNEIIAHTNA from the coding sequence GATAGTGCCGGCTCTTTTGTCTCACCGCTGACCCTTGCAACACTTTCCAAGAATCCGGTATTGACATCTTTTGTGAGTCAGGATGAAAATTCTTTGGATTGGAACAATCATGTAGAATTGGGGCTTTGGGCCGATGTAATGGTTATAGCACCGGCAACGGCCAACACACTGTCAAAAATGGCCAACGGTACCTGCGATAATCTCCTGTTGGCCACTTATCTATCCGCAAAGTGTACGGTTTTCTTTGCTCCAGCGATGGACTTAGACATGTATAAGCACCCGTCTTCCCTAGCGTCTTTTGACAAATTACAGTCCTTTGGTAACATTATGATTCCTGCCACCTCTGGTGAGTTGGCCAGTGGGTTGCATGGCGAAGGCCGCATGGCCGAACCCGAGGATATTGTCACATTTTTACAAGACCATTTTTCGAAAGGGCTTCCACTTTTTGGGAAGAAGGTTTTGATAACGGCCGGGCCTACCTATGAAGCTATTGACCCAGTGCGCTTTATTGGCAACCATTCTTCCGGGAAAATGGGTTTTGAACTGGCCAAAAGGGCAGCTGATCTAGGAGCCGAAGTATTGCTTGTTTCCGGTCCTTCCCATTTGGAATTAACTCATAGTTCTGTTACGATCGAGCGGGTTACCTCTGCTGACGAAATGTACAAAGCTGCACACAAAAGCTATGAATCGGTTGATTTTGCCATATGTGCCGCAGCTGTTGCCGATTACAGGCCTAAGACCATAGCTGATGAGAAAATTAAGAAGAAAGACGATGAGCTGGCTATTACCCTGGTGAAAAATAAGGACATTCTATTTTCTTTGGGCGAAAAAAAACAACGGCAATATTTAGTGGGCTTTGCCTTGGAAACCGAAAACGAAGTTGAAAATGCCAAGGGTAAGCTCCAAAGAAAAAACTTGGATGCGATTGTTTTAAACTCACTGAACGATTACGGTGCCGGTTTTGGCACAGCTACGAATAAAATAGCGTTCATAGATAAGAATCTTGATATTAAAACGTTTGAACTAAAGAGCAAGGCCGATGTTGCTTTGGATATTTGGAATGAAATCATAGCACACACAAATGCGTAG